One Actinomycetota bacterium genomic window, TGTTAGCTATTATGAATCAGATTTCAAGAAAAATAATGGTTTTAAAATTGCAAATACAATCTCAAAACAATTTGCTTTTTACAGGCAGAATTACTGCGGTTGCAGACACAGTATCAGATGACGGGTCAAAAAGGTTTGATTCATATTCTTAAAATTAATCAGCAATAATTAAAAAATGTTTTTACTTTATTTTTCTTCAGTATTTTCAGATTCAGTCCTTTTCTTTGCAATAAATCTGTTTGCAAGAACATTAAGTATAATAAAAGCAGCAATTATTGTTAATCCGCTGATTATGTAAACTACCTTTATGGAACCCAGCATGGAGCTGTCTATTCTGTAGTATTCAATAAATACCCTGTAAAGAGAGTATATTATCAGATAAAGATTGAAAATGACTCCGTTCGGAATTTTGTCTTCTTTTTTTCTGAATACTGCATGTAAAATCATCAGTATTATAAAAAGAAGAATATTCGCTATGGACTCATATAAAAAAGTAGGATGAAAATATTCAAAACTTTCATATCCTCTCAGCCTGTTTTCAGGAGATATAAAAATCCCTATTTTTGCAGCTGTAGGTTTTCCGTATGCTTCCTGATTAAAGAAATTGCCCCATCTTCCTATTGCCTGCGCCAGTGCAAGCGAGGGAGCCATGCAATCAGCAAAACCCCATAAATC contains:
- a CDS encoding prolipoprotein diacylglyceryl transferase, with translation MTIDPVAFRLFNMEIRWYGLLIAFGLIAGIIISYLTAKYRKFKADEILNFAPFAIIAGIIGARLLHVIVNWSYYSKNLSSIFAFRQGGLAIQGVIIGGFIALIIFARVRKIDLWGFADCMAPSLALAQAIGRWGNFFNQEAYGKPTAAKIGIFISPENRLRGYESFEYFHPTFLYESIANILLFIILMILHAVFRKKEDKIPNGVIFNLYLIIYSLYRVFIEYYRIDSSMLGSIKVVYIISGLTIIAAFIILNVLANRFIAKKRTESENTEEK